Proteins encoded within one genomic window of Aerosakkonema funiforme FACHB-1375:
- a CDS encoding site-2 protease family protein — protein sequence MQYLIYGLAIYGLVLGAGYFLIFQRLLNLTLQYSKITIDRDNETPDYVKELFKIPVNEIEKLGFQFCCYCQEDNIFGDKHWQVLLFNNNCQTFAQAIMSVLPDRGNQANIYFYTYFEDGVVLLTMNGLVHSIIGEMPATIIQDPYAVTTEEQWQVHQEKLNQLARDKQPRNLSLEAFVESIDSHHSAYINHLLVSKQITRQKGQDLFDIPVLTALKTALKIKRGTSKYTKLLKQRAVRAKMSPIENVEIPVEVEVEAFHILDKWEQRRAKKNLKLWFFIVSLLLFLLSFTAFFNAETLLILIAVLFLHELGHWLAMKLYGYENTSIFFLPFFGAAATGRKDNATLSEKVIVLLAGPLPGLLLGAGIGITMQANGNIHDSNVLFMAISLLVVINYLNLLPIMPLDGGRIVNILLFSRHPYTDVFFKIITVSIFIFAGFGLGEAPLLPLGFLVAITIPSSFRSAKVLQKLQQMRLHQNEDAKNLLASIFHTIKKSGYASLNFAQKYRLAKDIIQRYQESYASLTTRLSLLALYLLSLVGGLVLVVLTFVPLRYLSIIFLNLVR from the coding sequence ATGCAATACTTAATCTACGGGTTAGCCATCTATGGATTGGTGCTGGGAGCCGGCTACTTTCTGATTTTTCAAAGGCTTTTAAACTTAACTCTTCAGTACTCTAAAATAACGATCGATCGCGACAACGAGACACCAGATTATGTAAAAGAATTATTTAAAATACCTGTGAATGAAATCGAAAAACTAGGGTTTCAATTCTGTTGTTACTGCCAAGAAGACAACATTTTTGGAGATAAACACTGGCAAGTTCTACTATTCAACAATAATTGCCAGACGTTTGCACAAGCAATCATGTCCGTTTTACCAGACCGGGGCAACCAAGCTAATATTTACTTCTACACATACTTTGAAGATGGCGTTGTACTGCTAACCATGAACGGACTCGTTCACTCTATCATCGGAGAAATGCCTGCCACAATTATACAAGATCCTTATGCCGTCACAACTGAGGAGCAGTGGCAAGTCCATCAAGAAAAACTCAATCAATTAGCAAGGGACAAACAACCGCGAAATCTGTCATTAGAAGCCTTTGTAGAATCGATCGATTCCCATCACTCTGCATACATCAACCACCTTTTAGTTTCCAAACAAATTACCCGTCAAAAAGGCCAAGACTTGTTCGATATCCCCGTCCTAACAGCCCTGAAAACAGCGCTCAAAATCAAACGGGGTACATCCAAGTACACGAAATTGCTCAAGCAACGTGCAGTTAGGGCAAAAATGTCCCCGATTGAGAATGTAGAAATTCCCGTTGAAGTTGAAGTTGAAGCATTCCATATTCTTGATAAATGGGAACAAAGACGTGCTAAAAAAAATCTCAAGCTATGGTTTTTCATAGTAAGTTTGTTGCTATTTCTTCTTTCTTTTACAGCATTTTTTAATGCGGAAACTCTCTTAATTCTGATTGCTGTTCTCTTTCTCCACGAGTTAGGGCATTGGCTCGCAATGAAACTGTACGGTTATGAAAACACATCGATTTTCTTCCTCCCATTTTTTGGGGCGGCGGCGACAGGACGCAAAGACAATGCCACACTCAGCGAAAAAGTTATTGTTTTGCTTGCGGGGCCACTTCCAGGGTTACTTCTGGGCGCTGGTATTGGCATTACTATGCAGGCTAATGGTAATATCCATGACTCTAATGTTTTGTTTATGGCAATCAGTTTGCTAGTAGTTATCAACTACTTAAATTTATTACCCATCATGCCTCTGGATGGAGGGCGTATCGTTAATATACTCTTGTTTTCCCGCCATCCTTATACAGATGTTTTCTTCAAAATTATTACAGTGAGCATTTTTATATTTGCAGGTTTTGGACTGGGAGAAGCACCTTTGCTACCGCTGGGATTTTTAGTTGCTATTACTATACCTTCCAGCTTCCGCAGCGCCAAAGTTTTGCAGAAACTACAGCAGATGCGTCTCCACCAAAACGAGGATGCCAAAAATTTGCTGGCTTCCATTTTCCACACTATCAAAAAATCTGGGTACGCTTCGCTGAATTTTGCCCAAAAATATAGACTTGCTAAAGATATTATCCAACGTTACCAGGAATCTTATGCTAGCTTGACAACAAGGTTGTCTTTATTAGCTTTATATTTGCTCAGTTTAGTCGGAGGTCTGGTGCTTGTAGTTCTCACGTTTGTGCCGTTGCGCTATTTGTCAATAATTTTTTTGAACTTGGTAAGGTAG
- a CDS encoding Lin0512 family protein, which yields MARKRFIIEMGMGIDQHGQEPTVAAKRAVRNAIANNALPGIWEVAGLSNPNEMIVEVQVAVPYPEQVRQEEVLAVLPFGRKSLNVEKGGMVVQGRAISSLNDKNDEMLIAVAAVTVFVDIE from the coding sequence GTGGCTCGTAAACGCTTTATCATCGAAATGGGTATGGGAATTGACCAGCACGGACAGGAACCGACCGTCGCCGCAAAGAGAGCTGTACGCAACGCCATTGCAAACAATGCCTTACCCGGTATTTGGGAAGTCGCCGGTTTGAGCAATCCAAATGAAATGATCGTGGAAGTCCAGGTAGCAGTTCCTTACCCAGAACAAGTCCGTCAAGAAGAAGTATTAGCGGTGCTACCTTTTGGGCGCAAATCTCTCAATGTTGAAAAAGGCGGTATGGTAGTTCAAGGGCGGGCAATTTCCTCACTTAATGATAAAAATGATGAAATGCTAATTGCTGTTGCTGCTGTTACGGTTTTCGTTGATATTGAGTAG
- a CDS encoding 2-hydroxyacid dehydrogenase, with protein MSKPKVFVTRILPDIGMEMLHQIAEIEVWPDRLPPPYEILLEKVKGKDGLLCLLTDKIDKNLLEISGSSLKVISQMAVGYDNIDIAAATTKRIPVGHTPGVLTDATADLTWALLMTASRRILEADKFTRSGEWKTWEPILLLGADISGATLGIVGCGRIGQAVARRAAGFGMRILYYNKQRLEPSLEESLGLGYREFDVLLAESDFITIHTSLSEDTYHLFSDAQFQRMKQNAILINTARGSIVDADALYRALTNGRISGAALDVTEPEPIPLDSPLLTLDNIIITPHIGSASRQTRDKMAMMAASNLAAGLKGEKLPDCVNPEVYG; from the coding sequence ATGTCAAAACCAAAAGTGTTTGTCACTCGCATTCTACCAGATATCGGCATGGAAATGCTGCACCAAATTGCTGAAATCGAAGTTTGGCCCGATCGCTTACCGCCACCCTACGAAATCTTATTAGAAAAAGTGAAAGGCAAAGATGGTTTACTCTGCTTATTAACAGATAAAATCGATAAAAATTTGCTTGAAATATCAGGTTCATCACTAAAAGTAATCAGCCAAATGGCAGTCGGCTACGATAACATCGACATCGCTGCTGCTACCACCAAACGCATCCCCGTCGGACACACTCCCGGCGTGCTAACTGATGCCACAGCCGACTTAACTTGGGCCTTATTAATGACAGCATCGCGGCGAATATTAGAAGCAGATAAATTTACTCGTTCCGGCGAATGGAAAACTTGGGAACCCATTTTATTATTAGGCGCAGATATCAGCGGTGCAACGTTGGGAATCGTTGGTTGCGGACGCATCGGACAAGCGGTTGCGCGTAGGGCTGCTGGTTTCGGAATGCGGATTTTGTATTACAACAAACAGCGTTTAGAACCTTCTTTGGAAGAATCATTAGGTTTGGGATACAGAGAATTTGATGTTTTATTGGCAGAGTCAGACTTTATAACCATCCACACTTCACTTTCTGAAGATACCTATCACTTATTTAGCGATGCCCAGTTTCAAAGAATGAAACAAAATGCAATTTTAATTAACACTGCACGCGGCTCGATCGTCGATGCCGATGCTTTATATCGAGCCTTGACAAATGGTAGAATATCTGGTGCAGCTTTAGACGTCACAGAGCCCGAACCAATTCCTTTAGACAGCCCGTTACTAACTTTAGATAACATTATTATTACACCCCACATTGGCAGCGCCAGTCGCCAAACGCGAGATAAAATGGCGATGATGGCAGCATCTAATTTAGCCGCAGGATTGAAAGGCGAAAAGTTGCCTGATTGCGTGAATCCTGAAGTTTACGGCTAA
- a CDS encoding NotI family restriction endonuclease, whose translation MPKQPLAEVFGFPPDNLSPEAERYRRNRLCPYNNKVPSCTKDKANDPLGVCSVFEGNEIAITCPIRFRQDWLIAEDAASFFFPENTTWTSLTEIRLNDKNGLSAGNIDVVLVAYNDRGRIIDFGALEIQAVYISGNVRQPFEYYMEDPNNRSNMDWTGQKNYPRPDYLSSSRKRLAPQLIYKGGILKTWNKKQAVALHKGFFNRLPTLPEVDKTEADIAWLIYDLKHNPDTNSYHLSRSRTVYTQFYPALERITIPETGAIEDFIGHLQSKLDERLDNPPDAPTLLDIL comes from the coding sequence ATGCCAAAACAACCTCTGGCAGAGGTATTTGGATTCCCGCCAGACAACCTTTCACCAGAAGCAGAACGTTATCGTCGAAATCGCCTTTGTCCTTATAATAATAAAGTTCCTTCTTGCACCAAGGATAAAGCCAACGATCCGTTAGGAGTTTGCAGTGTATTTGAAGGGAATGAGATAGCAATTACCTGTCCGATTCGCTTCCGTCAGGATTGGCTGATTGCAGAAGATGCAGCTTCTTTCTTTTTCCCAGAAAACACAACTTGGACTTCCCTAACCGAAATTCGGCTTAATGATAAAAATGGACTGTCGGCTGGCAATATTGATGTGGTTTTGGTTGCATATAATGACCGAGGTCGCATAATTGATTTTGGGGCATTAGAAATTCAAGCAGTCTACATTTCTGGGAACGTGCGTCAGCCATTTGAGTATTATATGGAAGACCCTAATAATCGCTCGAATATGGATTGGACAGGACAAAAAAACTATCCTCGTCCTGATTATCTATCTTCTTCGCGCAAACGGCTGGCACCGCAGTTAATTTATAAAGGTGGAATATTGAAAACCTGGAATAAAAAGCAGGCTGTAGCATTGCATAAAGGCTTTTTCAATAGGCTGCCAACTTTGCCAGAAGTTGACAAGACGGAAGCCGATATCGCTTGGCTGATTTACGACCTCAAGCATAATCCTGACACAAACTCGTATCACCTATCTCGATCTCGTACAGTTTATACTCAATTTTACCCAGCACTGGAAAGGATTACAATTCCTGAAACTGGTGCGATCGAAGATTTTATCGGTCATTTACAATCAAAGTTAGATGAAAGATTGGATAATCCTCCAGACGCTCCCACATTATTAGATATTCTGTGA
- a CDS encoding aminoglycoside 6-adenylyltransferase: MTGEMDEYSDIDLVLVVDDIHYEQVRQERQEIASNLGSLLAAFTGEHVGEPRLLICLYENPLIHVDLKFVLWESFKSDRIENPVILWERENLLTQAILENPRDYPKPDLQWIEDRFWVWIHYCAGKLGRSELFDVIDVISYIRGMVLAPLAKVQAGLKPRGVRNLEKELPHLLPDFCQTIPSKHDADEIARSLQHTVNFYRQLRDALKTPELVLRSPAEIASTNYLQTVIKKPKI; the protein is encoded by the coding sequence ATGACTGGGGAAATGGATGAATATTCGGATATCGATTTGGTGCTAGTCGTAGATGATATTCACTACGAACAAGTTCGCCAAGAGAGACAGGAAATTGCTAGTAATCTTGGTTCCCTACTGGCGGCATTTACTGGCGAACACGTTGGCGAACCGCGACTGCTAATTTGTCTTTATGAAAATCCGCTCATCCACGTTGATTTAAAGTTTGTTTTGTGGGAAAGCTTTAAAAGCGATCGCATCGAAAATCCCGTCATTTTGTGGGAACGGGAAAATCTACTCACCCAAGCTATTTTAGAGAATCCACGCGACTATCCAAAACCGGATTTACAGTGGATCGAAGACCGTTTTTGGGTGTGGATACACTACTGTGCTGGTAAATTAGGCAGAAGCGAACTTTTTGATGTTATCGATGTTATTTCTTATATCCGTGGGATGGTTCTTGCGCCATTAGCGAAAGTACAAGCTGGATTAAAACCTCGTGGTGTGCGTAATTTGGAGAAGGAACTTCCCCATTTGTTACCGGATTTTTGTCAGACAATTCCTTCTAAACACGATGCTGATGAAATTGCGCGATCGCTCCAACACACGGTAAACTTTTATAGGCAGTTGAGGGATGCACTAAAAACACCCGAATTGGTGCTGCGATCGCCAGCCGAAATCGCCTCCACAAATTATCTGCAAACAGTAATCAAAAAACCTAAAATCTAA